The genomic DNA AGGATTAGCAGTTGACATTATtgacaataaatatttatattgatttctaacatttagtcattttaaaTTCATGACTTATTTACTATATAATGGTAATAACATATTATGCATGATACTGTTGAAATACCAAGATGGCAATATGTGACCCATATATACGTAATTAACAAGAGGTATGACTCATGCAGACTTGAAGCGCGGAAGGAACTAGACAGTTTGATAGAGATACACTGATGGCAATCATGCACCATGGAAGGTCATGAGGAGGTCATCGACCCATTAGTGAGGGGATGGAAGACAGTTTAGTAAGAAAGACAAGGTCATTATATGCAGGccaaagaagattttttttaaatgaagacaaTTTTAGCAGTGGCAACAGAAATGGGAGAGGATCAATAATCACAGATTAGATTTTATCTCAGTGTGACCTGTGAATGTCAAACAGACAAAGGTGAGAAGGTGTTGGTATAGTGAGCTTGGAGGTAAGAGTGTGTCTAATGGTGTAGGAAAAAGCTATGAAGAAGGAGGAAGTGGATGTCAATCTCAACAAAGAAAATATTGCTGGCAAAGATAAAAGCGCAGTAGGAGATGAAAATAAGGAGGCAGGATTTGGGGGGTTTTGCAGTGCACTTgtgtattcttcttcttcttttttttcttattgttgttgttattattataattagtagtagtattaggaGGAGGATTTTTTGAAACTGTGGTTAATATTGTACCCTGCTTGTCCTTCCCAAAGAAAAGATTTCCAGAAGCATccttatacactgcctggcccaaaataaataaataaataaatgcaattttaatCAATCACCTTTAACAATATGGTGGCCAGCGcatatgtgaaaataaatccTCATGCACGCAGGAGCACATTGACAGTTTTTAAATCTTGGGACACATTTGAGACACATTGAgtcttggaatatgcctgtgccatcagggaagaaaaacttcaCAGATGTGATAACGTAGtctttcagtacattcaggtcatcagctgacttcattttattgccacacaaTGTTGCTGAGACTAGACCTCATCAAATGtagcaaccccagatcaaaaCACTGCCTTCAGAAGGTTGTGCAGTAGACACGATGCATGATGGGTGTATCACTTCAAACGCTCTGCAATAGAGTCGATCTGAACTCATCAGGCCATATGACCTCCAATCTTTATTCACCCATGGAAATTGAAACCTTTTTTTGGCTAATTGTTAATTGTTAAGTAGTCCAGATTAACAAGTGGGGTGGAGTGTGGTGGTATACGCTCTTACTTTCAGCATTAAACAtagctctttttcttttttaccatgcaacttaaGCCatctccatttatttatttattttagaccaCATTACTTGATCAAAGCTGATGGTTCTGCACTAACCCTCCAGGGTTTGATAATATGTTGAAGGCTAACCCAGTTCCTGTCTCCTTAGAAaattcattctttaaaaaacattctttgTTTTATGCAACCCAATAATTTGCCCTTTCAGGAGTTTACAAATACAGACACTGAGCGCGCGCCCTCCTCTGGGCATTATTAAACGTACGTGCTGGTCAGCTGACCTAAAGTGAAATCACGTGATTAGCACGAGACACACGAAAACAGGAAACCGGAAGAGATTTCCCAGACTGTGGCTGTTTGTCGGTaagcattatatatatttaaacatttaactgtgtatttttctataattgtcatttagttatttatttggtGTAACAAATGGTATAATACTAGCGTAAATATGACGTATACAGCGGTAACGTGTGCATAATAGTGTAAAGAGCTGTATTAGCTTGCTAGCGAAATTGTTTCCGTTATGTTTTCGTAATTATGTATTAATAAGTCACATATGGATGTGTATAACAGCATAAAGAAGGTTTTGTGTTTATTTCGAAACCTATAGTCAGACAGAATGCAGATATAATATTCTTTTGACAGTTATAGAGGTTATATTATCAGCAACTTGAAGAGCACGttctaaagtgttttattattcttaagACTGATTATTAGTAATGaatgatataataaaaaatatataatttatgtatttattaagtaTAATGATGTGGCGTGTAAGATAAGATTTGTTCTTATCACATGTTTTAGATTGAATAAACAATCCTTCCCACCCCAGCCTCTTTAGCTCCAATATCCCTTCAGTCTAATTGAAATAATCTGGATTAGAGATTTCATCTTTACTATTTACACAGATGCTAATCTGATAAGCTGTGCATTTATATCCTCAAGTTCTTTGACATGAGCAAAGTGGTTCTGTCGGCTGTAAAGCGTTTACAAGTAGTTCTGTAATCCAAACATTGGGGTTAATTAGGCTTCCCATGTTTTCTGACAAATCTTGCCATCTAGTTTATGATCAATTGCAAGAATTTAGTTTCATCTGTGAATGTTTAGATGctttagtaaatgtaaaatggaGAGCAAATCAGAGCTCTGTCCTCAGCGAAAGACCCattctaaaaataaacacacatggGAGAAAGTTGTTTTAACACAGTTTATCAATAAAGAATGGAGACCAAATTTCTTTCCAAAAAACTCATCACATCAACTGATGTTACCCCCACATGGTGCAAATGTGTGCAGAATGCTGACAAGAGAGAAATGAACAAATCAATTATTTACAtgcataataatttaattaatctgttatttatctaTGGAacaggttattagacttttacACAAGGTCCTTGTAAACacaccctatttttttttttttcactcataaagttaatacagtaaaaaaaattgcagcctgtcataaatatatatatatctgtccTGACTTCAAAGGCAAAAATGTACTAaacttatactgtattttattatttccataAAAAGGTAACAATGGTCCCCCAGGGGTTGTGAGTGTTTTTACTTCAGCTGAAATAACCCTTGGATAATGGACTTTTTTATACTTCAGTTTCACTCCTCGGTCATAGTTTGATATGATGTGAAATTTTATACAACTGCTGATGATCTAAAACGAGTTTTCAAATAAAGTTTTGAAAGTATAAGTAGTATGTAAAAGAGCTACTACCAGGCCCCGCCCAGCCAGAGAACTGCAGAGCTGAGCCACAAGACAGGGAaggctttttttatatattaggtCACATTGAGGGGAAAATTCTAAATGGTTATTTAAATCCTGGCCAAGGCAGAAATGTAAGAAGAACATCAAGCAGGAAATGTATTTTTCTCATatcgttttgtttgtttgtacacaTCAAAAATGACTGAAAAAGCATAATGGATGTGTATggtttagcctttttttttttttttttttttttgtccctttgAGAGTTTCACATGTGCATGAAATAAGACACACATAATGCTTTTTATGACTGTAAAGATGTAAGATATATATTATGCAGTATGAAAGTAATATGTTTGCTGATttgacctactgtatattagacctaggataaaaatgtatttgcataCAAATACAtgtaaagtgtgtaaaaaaTGCAATTATGTGATTTTTCATCCATCAATCTGCTGTCCAATGCGATCttattgcacatttttgcagaatCTGTTAAATCTGTTTGCTTGCGTCTGCTTGTTTCTcccttaaatattataataatcattagACATGTACCAAGTGCAACTTTCCAAAATGCCTGTGCAATAATTGCATATTAAGAAAACAATTCttttataataacattaatttTGGAAGGATTCTTTATGGTATGCTCTGTTAGTTTTAATgagtaattgttttaaatattaatattaaatattagtttaaaccttTAGCCATTGAAATGATTATGCATGTATTATGTGTCTTTGAGGTAAACTATGAGCCAAATACATCTTTTAAAAAAGGGCTGACACTGGAAACGTATAATTACTGAAAGCTTTGCCTTACAGTAAAAAACATACCATTGCAATGAAACCATTATTGTAACCTGTGGTTGCTTTGCAACTTAAACAATTACCAAAGCTGCTGATACAGAAAATGGAACACCTTCTAAATTACTGTGGcgtaaaaaaacagaaaatactgTGTGGTATTGTTCTTGTTGAACAGCCTTTTATGTAGAAATCTGCATTTGTTGTCATGTAACTTATTTCACAGTTGACTAATATATTTCTTATTGGCAGCAGATGTAAGGATGGCGTCAGCAGTGGAGAGGACAGATGATCTTGTGCGTGAATATTTAATATACCGCGGATTTACAAGCACTCTCAAATATCTAGACACCGAAATCAAAGTGGACAAAGATAAAGGGTTTCGAGTAAGTACCTCAAAGAAGTTGAGTAATGAATGTTAATGAATGTAGGAGTGTGTTGATGTGCTGCAGAGTTGCTACATCACACGTGTTCTAATACTCACTTTAAAACCCAGGTGGATAAAATTATCGAACAGCTTCTGCAGTTCATTCAGAACTACGACCTTGTTGGACTGAAAGAATATTGGGGCTACCTGGATCACAGACTCTTCAGCCGTTTAGAGGATGTTTACAGACCCACTGTTAACAAACTGAGGACAAGCCTGTTTCGTTACTATCTTGTGTACACTGTTCAGGTAGGCTTTTCATattatgatattttaatatgtttacTGACTAACTCTGCTAGCTAAGGATGCTTTTATAAATGACAGTCACTTGCTGGCTACTTAGCATAAAACACACAACTATGTgtatttagtacaaaattagcCTTTGGAACAGAGAGCATGAAAAAACAAGCTATTGGATTTAGTATAATAGTATACAAAGTGTGCGTGTGGTTATGTTTTCTAGCTCAATTTggaggattcttttttttttttttctgtgaaaacATTTAGGCATCTGTGGTAGGAAATAAATTGTATGACTGTAGTAGTCAAGTACCCATAATTCAGtggcttgtagatccacctttagcagcagaATTAATAATTTTCTGTACCTTATCAGTCTCTTACATCATTTTgtcccattcttctttacatcATTGCTTCAGTTCGTTAAGGCTTTTGAGCatttgcttatgcacagctctgttaAAGTTCCACCACATCATTTTATCTGGCCAAACAGTTTCCTCCTggatctgtccataggacattgttctACAAGAGTTGTCCTTTGTTTAGATGCAGATGGAATGTTGAActtcaaattgtttggaaatcaTTTTATGCCCCTTTTCAGATTAATTTgtagcaacaattgcttctctaagaccagtGCTAATGTCATatcctcttggcattgtgttaacacactcCTGAATGCTCCTCCAGAAAAGCTCTGCTTTGATAGAGGTCTTGCTGGTGATCGTTAATCAGGGGCTGCTAATTAttagcacctggctgcaacttaccttGGTATTGCaggcatgtttttctttttggcgtattttttttgttaactttttGCTATAatatgccattatttatttatgttgtttgtctgaggttgtatttgcctaatactaagagcCACTATAATCAGTTGATTTACACACAGAACACATAGATTTAAAAGGGGGTACTAACTGTTGAAAATGACTGTAACAatctcagcagcagcctcatttcccccaCACGTCTGTTCCTACAGATCACCATCAGTAGtctactaatcaccggcctgatcatctgtcaccaTCTACACTTGTTTCTCACTGCATTCATGCTTTAAGTTAGTATTTTGTTCTAGTGTACCAATGTGTTTATACTTGAATTTATACTTGAAGGATTTATagttcactgtgtggcttaacaaacaaaaatatttctttaaaagtagtcaggtacagggactggattgaaaatgagagccaCAAACTTGCCTTTGTAACTTGCCTTATGCTAttgtaaattttctttttttttctgttgctttttttttatttctatatgtttcagtgttttaattaacaaaattttACATTGCTTTGGTATACACAGAAGACCTAGTAGaaagaatattattattgttataataataataataattattactattatctgTGTATAATGTTTTCTGCCTCAGACAAAGAATGTGGAGAAGACACAAGAGTTTTTCCAGAAACAGGCTCCTGATCTTCAGGGCCAGGTAGATTGGCGTGATTGGTTCATCCTTCCGTTTATTTCCTCCCCAGAGCAAAATCCGAGCTTTTCCCCTTATTTTTCTCGCCAATGGGCTGATACTTTCCTCGTTTCTCTTCACAACTTCCTCAGTGTTCTTTTCCGGTGTATGCATATCCTCCCTGTACTTCGCATTTTTTGGATGGACTTTTAACTGATCTGTTCATTTTAATCCAAGatcaaaatgtgttttacatcTGATCAAGGTCAAgtttagtattttaaaaataatagctgACATCTGCAGAATGTTCTAATGGTTATATGTTATTCATCCataatttgtattatatttaattcataGCTTACCCTTCAGAGACACTATTCTTTATGTATTTGTTACAAGATTATATTAAGTTACTTGTTTCTAAAGGAACAATTTCTAACGTTGTAGCTAAAATCATTttgcaaatagtttagctaaagctttttatttattaaatttatattcaATATCAAGGTAAAATTACAAGTGTGTAAATATATCAAATAGTAGATGTACACTAAAACTCTTAAAAcgtttatatattaaaaataagtgcaaaattctttttgtaatataaatgtatgGACTTGTAGCTAAAATTTCCAGAACTTTAACTAAAATTGGCAAATTATCATCTGCCATATTTATAAGAGGTGTTCAAGCCGAACTgggactttttattgtgcaaaataacagaacttgatcataagagtaaaaactacctttatttctctatgtaaTTCCCTGCAACATTAATGCGCTTATTCCAGCTTttaactagtgcttggataccattaaggtagaatgTTTTAGCAGTATGCCGGCaccatgatcggactgcatACTCTACGTCTGAAACATTGGCTTCCCAGGAACTTTAACGGCCCAAACATGCAGAAACTCCTAGTCaaatttctgtaatgtgcaagtggtgtagGTAGTATGAGGTCGTCATGCATTGATGGGGAAAAACAGAACAACTTTCACACGTTCTGGTGATTAAAccagtccatttttttttttagattgtgagctttttaaaaaaacgtttgcactattcaaatgtttcactgctttaagagtctcatcgccgtactgtgcttaaagtcttttgtCAATGTTAGGCCtagagaaatttcatcacaagtacCAGTAAGGCTTGAACACTGCtcgtatattaaaatataattggtTTTAAAGCTATAAAAAGATGATGTGCAAAATCTCTAGTTACTTGTATTATGATGTGCTGCAAAATTCCTTAATTTGCTCACCCCAGCCTGTGCTTCTAAGTTTTGATGCTGAAGTTCAGAGAAGCACCAGCCTCCAGGAGGAGAATGAACAACTGCGCCAAATGGtaaagtctttttatttttagtagttTTCAGTGTAAATATTAGTGCATACAGTCCCATTTAAGTAAGCCCCCCGAATATGAGTTAAAAAGACTGGCCAAGATAATCAAAGACCTTAGCCCGATTGAGTATGCATTTCACATCATGAAGAGAAGAGAGATATCCTTCCTAACAAAGGGTAACTACAGAACAACATGCCTGGAAATGTGTCAGTTTGGTGGTGCCAGTTGGTTCTCTCTGACTTAAAAGCAACTACATATTTATAgtgttaaattcaatttaatttatttttacgttATGTTCCTATACTTATGGTTTCTGACCAGAGGTCCCATGTTTTATGTTGTTCAACACATTCGGATGTaacttttctttcctcttttgaCTTCAAAAAAATAATTGGCCTTTCCTTTTTAAGACtcgacgtttttttttttcctagttatTCTCAttgtctactgtatgtatacagtacatggacaatatttcttcaatccAAATGAAATCATTCTATTTACAGTTTCCAACTTAACTGTTTTCATGGACGTTAATCTGATAAGATATGTGTTTACATACTCATAACATTTAATCTGTATAAGACTTTTATGACAAATTAGTTCTGCCCACTTTGAAGCATTTATTCTGCCAGTATTATAACAGAAGGAGTATTTTCCTCCAGCGTTGAGGTGAGGTCAACCTATTAAGACCCAAGCTCTAATTTTGCATGCTTTATTGATTAACTGTGTAATCTAGAGATCATGAGCATGCATAGCTTAGCAAACTGACTGCCAGTTGTCACTTGAGATAATAAACCTTATTAATCAGCAGCAGGTAAAGCTTAGAGACAGGATGTAGGTTGGTGTAAGGTCTTAAATGAATGTATATGTTGTACAAGTGATTTTTTTAGTGAATAATTTCCATttgtgttgctgtttttttatttttattttttagttatttgCACTTCAAGGAGAATCAAGGCCAAAAAAAGCAGAGGAGATGCTGCATCACAAACTCCCTGCTTATGTCCAGCACATGGACCGACTTGGAGATACAGAGCTGTGAGGACTGAATTTTGGAACAGATtcgacagttttttttttttttctttttggcaatAGGGTGTTTTCAAATAGAACTGGATACTGTTTTGAGTCTACTACAAACTTTTCATTGAATTAGTTACCAGAAGCTAAATCATTTAATTGATATAAAATGATTACATCGTGGGTTAttgatgttaattttttttttttcatgtagatAGAATAATAACACTATGAATATTCTCTACAGTTGACAGCATGCTAAAAGCTTAGATGATAAAGCACAAGTTGTGTGACTATTCTTTGATATAACACTAGCAGATAGAATACATTTTtgtctacaaaaaaaattttgcacTAGGTCAAGATGCATATAGATTATTTCAGTGAAATATAAGACTTGCTTCTTGTCATGTTACTGGGACATCCATTCATCCTGAAGATTTATCCAGGTCtgaaaactttgtaaaaaagtgctgacactggaaacTCCTTccacaaatgttaaataaacttcCAAAAATCTTTGCTACATCAGTGATGACACGCTTGTTTTTAAATGAGTGTCAATGGTACTGACTATTTGGTGGTAAATAAttgtagcttaaaaaaaataaaaggttataGGAATGCAAAATAATTCATAACCAAGCTACGGGCACAGTCAACAGCCTAATCTGTTTTGTACGCATACGGCTtctctcatttattttattttactttttcatatCAGGTCATTATAGATTGCATTTTTTGTTAGCTATACTTTTAGTCATACTGGTAAATACCAGTAAATGTAATAGcaaaaaaggcaaataaaataaatagatggtATTTGAGAGAATTAGTGATAAAATCACAGAAGCCCCACAGTCTATCATGTGATTTAAAATCTATAACTATAGTTCTCTAacctgattaaaataaatttagtgcatttttttttttagatctaacAAATTATCAACAAGaaaattgtgtatttatttatttaaaattaagtatATACAAAGCTGTAATCAAATCTTATGTATAGCCATGATTCTAGTCGTCTTTTCtattatttaggtttttttgttgttgttgtataatGCAAATCTACCTGTGGGCTATATGTTTAAACAAGAAGATAAAAAGTTGATAGTTGGTAACTAAGCATTCACAgatagaaaaatataatttatatatatatatatatatatatatatatataacaggcattattgttttgtgttcagcTTTGAGGCCACGTATTGGTTCATTCATCCAAATTCCTCCAAAGAGATTTATTTATGGACTGTAGGATGGAGGAAGAGAATGAGgggtgcatgtgtgttttgtcaCAGGGACTTGGTGTCGAGTCAGCGTGTTGTAAACCCCACCACTCCTTCAAGGAACTTCTTCTCCTTTTTGCCTCAGGGCAGAAGAGCCCCAGTGCGAACACCTCAGGGAACATCAAGCTCCTCCCCCACACAGGCGACTCTCGGGAGGAAGGAAACCTCGGCCAGTCAGGTTTAAATTTTGAGGAGATTCAAAAGCTCCTGATCGGTCCTCTGGTTGTTTTCATCATCAATTTTACACTGAAGGTCTTTAAGTGATTGATTGTAaattttggattattattattagtagtagtagactTTTGTTGTTTCTGGCCTTACTATTGACAACCAATTTACCATATCTAGGTACAAAAACTTCTATACATTTAAATTCTGTCTGTTTTGTTAATAGGCAGCAAAGATAAAGGACCCCACAGCCTCAAAAGACATCAAGATGGTTGCTACTGCTGCTGCATTAGCAGACACGGGTACAAGGCAAAAGAGGCAGATGGATCAtgagaaggaaaggaaagaacTTTTCTTCAAACAAGCAGCACAGGTCTATTATTATGAACTTATTAACTTGATTAATCATGTATGCTATGTAATCAAATACATACACTTACActttgtgtttgtctgttttcttATACAGAACTCTGAAAAGAAATTTGAGATTTCTGAGGTCGAGGGTCAAACCGAGGGCCAGTGCGAAACAAATTACTCCCCAACCAATCAGGCTCAGGCAAGCAGTGAAGGCGGCGGGTCCGGAGCTGAGCAACCGTTTATCAGACTTAGTCAGGAGGAGTATGGAGAGCATCACTCTTCCATCATGCACTGCAGGTGGGTGGCAATTAAAACGTTGGAAATGATTAAATGTATGCcaaattttagtttttctttgaaCCTAAACCTTCCTGTATTATTCTTATAAATattaggatttttaaaaatatttggaagCAAAATCTTTTCAGCCTCTGAAACCATGTTACAACCTCTGTACAGGGAAttcggaaagtattcacagcacatcacttaaattttttttttatccaatttAGAATAGGGCTGTggcataacaaaatgtggaaaaagtgacgcactgtgaatactttctggatgcactgtagATGCTGAGCTCCTTAACTTGAAATGGTTTTTCCACTGCTTTTAATGCAGATGTTTATGGGTTTTTCTGCTTTCAGTTTTGCCTTTAGCAAAGAAAAAGTAGCTCGTTCTGGGCCACCTGTTTCTACTGTGAAGCACTGTCCTATGTGTTTTGCGTTATTTTCCTAAATCTGAGGAGAAAGTATATCTTTATAAACCTTAAAATTCATCCTAAACACCAATGACTTGGTTCCATTGGCTGCCATACCTGCCCATGCtagaacacatttacatttacatttaggcattttggcagacgctcttatccagagcgacttacatttttatctcattacacatctgagcaattgagggttaagggccttgctcaagggcccaacagtggcaacttggtggttgtggggtttgaacctgggatcttccgaaccgtagtccaatgccttaaccactgagctacccctggccccctgAGAACACCATGCCTGTACCATGTTTCCCAGTTGAAGTGggatgttttgtaaaatgagCTCTACTTTTCACCCCATATTCTCCTCTTCCACTTATTCTGGTTTAAGTTATTCTTGTATTAGAACTGAACAGGCTTTTTCTATGTCACATTTCTATGTCTAATCTGGACTTTATGATAGTGAGTGTTACCTGCCTCTTGAGGTAAACTCCAGTTACATAGAATCTTTTGATTGTAGACTTTGACAGTGATCCCACTACTTTGTACTTGTTAAAGGgtttttctttaacaaggaaAGAATTCTGCGATTATCCATTTCCATGCTTGCCAGAACATTTTTAAGAATGTATGAAATTGTTTATTTGTCCACTTTCAAAATTTTTTGCTATCTCTCTAATAGGTCTATGTTTTCAGTCTAATgctcacctttttttgtttgcatctGCACCTCTTTGTGTTACATATTAACCATTAACAGTTATCAAATTCTAATTTGACACTTGGAATCTTCATTTGAAATCCATTAAGTCTCTAAACAGTTAAcacctataattttttttataacagagtCGACAGCTCAGGTAGAAAAGTGGCGAGTCTGGATGTGGATGGTGTTGTGAAGGTTTGGTCCTTCAACCCCATTATGCAGACGAAAGCTACTATTATGTCCAAATCTCCCCTGCTCTcactggaatgggctacaaaaCCAGACAGACTGGTGAGAAATATCTTATCTTTTTACAATTTGGCCTGAGTGATAAAagttatgggggggggggggggggatggggggggggttgtattcatttatttatagtaatttttttaatgtagcaaTTCATGTATTAGCACATTGACCCCAAAACCACTGACCCcaaaactattatttatttatttattattattattattattattattattattttatttatatacgtttGCTTATGAGATGGTAAAATATTGGCGATTATGTTTagattatttgccaagtttaaaataaaattttgaattataacaaaatatgaaaaatctgTATGTTTAGAAAATTGTGATAGTTACAGGATCAT from Clarias gariepinus isolate MV-2021 ecotype Netherlands chromosome 19, CGAR_prim_01v2, whole genome shotgun sequence includes the following:
- the wdr91 gene encoding WD repeat-containing protein 91, producing MASAVERTDDLVREYLIYRGFTSTLKYLDTEIKVDKDKGFRVDKIIEQLLQFIQNYDLVGLKEYWGYLDHRLFSRLEDVYRPTVNKLRTSLFRYYLVYTVQTKNVEKTQEFFQKQAPDLQGQVDWRDWFILPFISSPEQNPSFSPYFSRQWADTFLVSLHNFLSVLFRCMPQPVLLSFDAEVQRSTSLQEENEQLRQMLFALQGESRPKKAEEMLHHKLPAYVQHMDRLGDTELDLVSSQRVVNPTTPSRNFFSFLPQGRRAPVRTPQGTSSSSPTQATLGRKETSASQAAKIKDPTASKDIKMVATAAALADTGTRQKRQMDHEKERKELFFKQAAQNSEKKFEISEVEGQTEGQCETNYSPTNQAQASSEGGGSGAEQPFIRLSQEEYGEHHSSIMHCRVDSSGRKVASLDVDGVVKVWSFNPIMQTKATIMSKSPLLSLEWATKPDRLLLLGSGVGTVKLYDTEAKKNLYEMSIDETYTRILSLACSPSGTSFVCSAAAPVARSCGMSEMAPRLTQPIAGQLLLWDTKTVKQQLQFALEPGPVAVNCIAFNHNGNLLVTGAADGIIRLFDMQRYESVMSWKAHDGEVYSVEFSYDENTVFSIGEDGKFIQWNIHRSGVKQSEYSLSQDAVGPFVLSGYSGYKQVQVPRGRLFAFDSEGQHVLTCSSTGGLIYRLNKGDAGLESVLSLGGHKAPVVTVDWCSAVDCGTCLTASMDGKIKLSTLLAQKP